A genomic segment from Streptomyces sp. NBC_00654 encodes:
- a CDS encoding TetR/AcrR family transcriptional regulator encodes MPAAPRRRNTAPPREEVLAAAMATIAERGLDGLTMAGLGRAVRMSSGHLLYYFRTKDELLLRTLEWSEGRLGAERRALLARPGTVRERLDAYIALYLPDGHRDPHWTLWLEVWNRSQNADDEGRVRQAAIEGAWHRDLVALLAEGVSRGEFRTVDADRCATRLRALLDGFSVHVTVGIPGTGRDQALVQVAEFVDELLAPAPS; translated from the coding sequence ATGCCCGCCGCACCCCGCCGCCGCAACACCGCCCCGCCGCGCGAGGAGGTGCTGGCCGCCGCCATGGCCACCATCGCCGAGCGGGGGCTCGACGGGCTCACCATGGCCGGCCTCGGGCGCGCGGTCCGTATGAGCAGCGGACACCTGCTCTACTACTTCCGCACCAAGGACGAGCTGCTGCTCCGGACCCTGGAGTGGAGCGAGGGCCGCCTCGGCGCGGAGCGCCGCGCGCTGCTCGCCCGGCCGGGCACGGTACGGGAGCGGCTGGACGCGTACATCGCCCTGTACCTCCCCGACGGACACCGCGACCCGCACTGGACCCTCTGGCTGGAGGTCTGGAACCGCTCGCAGAACGCGGACGACGAGGGCCGCGTCCGGCAGGCCGCCATCGAGGGCGCCTGGCACCGGGACCTGGTGGCGCTGCTGGCCGAGGGGGTCTCGCGCGGGGAGTTCCGGACCGTGGACGCGGACCGCTGCGCGACCCGGCTGCGGGCGCTCCTCGACGGATTCAGCGTCCATGTCACCGTGGGCATCCCCGGGACCGGCCGGGACCAGGCCCTGGTTCAGGTGGCGGAGTTCGTGGACGAGCTGCTGGCACCCGCCCCTTCATGA
- the cimA gene encoding citramalate synthase, with protein MTTKAKATDDSFHVFDTTLRDGAQREGINLTVADKLTIARHLDDFGVGFIEGGWPGANPRDTEFFSRAQQEIEFRHAQLVAFGATRRAGGKASEDPQVKALLESGAPVITLVAKSHDRHVELALRTTLEENLEMVRDTVSHLREQGRRVFVDCEHFFDGYRANPEYAKAVVRAAHESGADVVILCDTNGGMLPAQVQAVVGTVLADTGARLGIHAQDDTGCAVANTLAAVDAGATHVQCTANGYGERVGNANLFPVVAALELKYGKTVLPEGSLADMTRISHAIAEVVNLTPSTHQPYVGVSAFAHKAGLHASAIKVDPDLYQHIAPELVGNSMRMLVSDMAGRASIELKGKELGIDLGGDRELIGRVVERVKERELKGYTYEAADASFELLLRGEVEGRARRYFRTESWRAIVENRPDGTHANEATVKLWAKGERIVATAEGNGPVNALDRALRVALERFYPQLAKLELVDYKVRILEGRTGTESTTRVLITTGDGSGDWATVGVAENVIAASWQALEDAYTFGLLRAGIEPAE; from the coding sequence ATGACCACCAAGGCCAAGGCCACCGACGACAGTTTCCATGTCTTCGACACCACACTGCGCGACGGTGCACAGCGTGAAGGCATCAACCTGACGGTCGCGGACAAGCTGACCATTGCCCGGCACCTGGACGACTTCGGTGTGGGATTCATCGAGGGCGGCTGGCCGGGCGCCAACCCCCGCGACACGGAGTTCTTCTCCCGTGCCCAGCAGGAGATCGAGTTCCGGCACGCGCAGCTCGTCGCGTTCGGCGCGACCCGCAGGGCCGGTGGCAAGGCCTCCGAGGACCCGCAGGTCAAGGCGCTCCTGGAGTCGGGTGCCCCGGTGATCACGCTGGTCGCCAAGTCCCACGACCGTCATGTGGAACTGGCCCTGCGCACCACCCTGGAGGAGAACCTGGAGATGGTCCGCGACACCGTCTCCCACCTCCGGGAACAGGGCCGCCGGGTCTTCGTCGACTGCGAGCACTTCTTCGACGGCTACCGCGCCAACCCCGAGTACGCCAAGGCCGTGGTCCGGGCCGCCCACGAGTCCGGCGCCGATGTCGTCATCCTCTGCGACACCAACGGGGGCATGCTCCCCGCCCAGGTACAGGCCGTCGTCGGCACCGTCCTCGCCGACACCGGAGCCCGGCTCGGCATCCACGCCCAGGACGACACCGGCTGCGCCGTCGCCAACACCCTGGCCGCCGTGGACGCGGGCGCCACCCATGTCCAGTGCACCGCCAACGGGTACGGCGAGCGGGTCGGCAACGCCAACCTCTTCCCCGTCGTCGCCGCCCTGGAACTGAAGTACGGAAAGACCGTGCTGCCCGAGGGCTCGCTCGCCGACATGACCCGGATCTCGCACGCCATCGCCGAGGTCGTCAACCTCACGCCCTCCACCCACCAGCCCTACGTCGGGGTCTCCGCCTTCGCCCACAAGGCCGGACTCCACGCCTCCGCGATCAAGGTCGACCCCGACCTGTACCAGCACATCGCCCCGGAGCTGGTCGGCAACAGCATGCGGATGCTGGTCTCCGACATGGCTGGCCGCGCCTCCATCGAGCTGAAGGGCAAGGAGCTCGGCATCGACCTCGGGGGCGACCGCGAGCTCATCGGCCGTGTCGTCGAGCGGGTCAAGGAGCGCGAACTCAAGGGCTACACCTACGAGGCCGCCGACGCCTCCTTCGAGCTGCTGCTGCGCGGCGAGGTCGAGGGCCGGGCCCGCCGCTACTTCCGCACCGAGTCCTGGCGCGCCATCGTCGAGAACCGCCCCGACGGCACACACGCCAACGAGGCGACCGTGAAGCTCTGGGCCAAGGGCGAGCGGATCGTCGCCACCGCCGAGGGCAACGGCCCGGTCAACGCCCTGGACCGGGCGCTGCGCGTGGCCCTGGAGCGGTTCTACCCGCAGCTCGCCAAGCTGGAGCTGGTCGACTACAAGGTCCGCATCCTGGAGGGCCGCACCGGCACCGAGTCCACCACCCGGGTGCTGATCACCACGGGGGACGGGTCCGGTGACTGGGCGACCGTGGGGGTCGCGGAGAACGTCATCGCCGCGTCCTGGCAGGCGCTGGAGGACGCGTACACCTTCGGTCTGCTGCGGGCCGGGATCGAGCCGGCCGAGTAG